In Peromyscus eremicus chromosome 2, PerEre_H2_v1, whole genome shotgun sequence, a single genomic region encodes these proteins:
- the Mib2 gene encoding E3 ubiquitin-protein ligase MIB2 isoform X3 has protein sequence MDLDPHAGVQVGMRVVRGVDWKWGQQDGGEGGVGTVVELGRHGSPSTPDRTVVVQWDQGTCTNYRAGYQGAHDLLLYDNAQIGIRHPNIICDCCKKHGLRGMRWKCRVCFDYDLCTQCYMHNKHDLTHAFERYETSHSRPVTLSPRQGLLRIPLRGIFQGAKVVRGPDWEWGSQDGGEGKTGRVVDIRGWDVETGRSVASVTWADGTTNVYRVGHKGKVDLKCVGEAAGGFYYKEHLPKLGKPAELQRRVSADGQPFQCGDKVKCLLDTDVLRDMQEGHGGWNPRMAEHNNFWVGDVVRVIDDLDTVKRLQAGHGEWTDDMAPALGRVGKVVKVFGDGNLRVAVGGQRWTFSPSCLVAYRPEEDANLDVAERARENKSAAPASVAGGRQGIPWPALTSTLPPGLLSVALDKLRTQKSDPEHPGRLVVEAALGNVARALDLLRRHPEQVDTKNQGRTALQVAAYLGQVELVQLLLQARASVDLLDDEGNTALHYAALGNQPEATRMLLSAGCGVDARNGTRSTALHVAVQRGFLEVVKTLCERGCDVNLPDAHADTPLHSAISAGAGASSIVEVLTELPGIDVTATNSQGFTLLHHASLKGHVLAVRKILARARQLVDAKKEDGFTALHLAALNNHREVAQVLIREGRCDVNVRNRKLQSPLHLAVQQAHLGLVPLLVDAGCSVNTEDEEGDTALHVALQRHQLLPLVADKAGGDPGPLQLLSRLQASGLPGSTELTVGAAVACFLALEGADVNYANHRGRSPLDLATEGRVLKALQGCAQRFRERQAGGGGGMPPGPRHVLSTPNTVRNLHVSGTAGPEAAECLVCSELALLVLFSPCQHRTVCEECARRMKKCIRCQVVISKKLRPDGSEVVNTIQVPGPPRQLVEELQSRYRQMEERITCPICIDSHIRLVFQCGHGACAPCGAALNACPICRQPIRDRIQIFV, from the exons ATGGACCTGGACCCCCATGCAGGTGTGCAGGTGGGCATGCGTGTGGTACGCGGAGTGGACTGGAAATGGGGCCAGCAGGATGGAGGTGAGGGCGGTGTGGGCACTGTGGTGGAGCTTGGCCGCCATGGCAGCCCCTCGACCCCCGACCGTACAGTTGTTGTTCAGTGGGACCAGGGCACATGTACCAACTATCGAGCTGGCTACCAAGGTGCCCATGACCTGCTGCTCTACGACAACGCCCAAATCG GTATCCGTCACCCCAACATCATCTGTGACTGCTGCAAGAAACATGGACTTCGTGGCATGCGTTGGAAGTGCCGTGTCTGCTTTGACTATGACCTCTGCACACAGTGCTACATGCACAACAAACATGACCTTACCCACGCCTTTGAGCGCTATGAGACATCACACTCACGCCC GGTCACACTGAGTCCCCGACAGGGCCTCCTTCGGATCCCGCTAAGGGGCATCTTTCAGGGAGCAAAAGTGGTACGAGGCCCTGACTGGGAATGGGGCTCACAAGACG gaggggaagggaagacagGCCGTGTGGTGGACATCCGTGGctgggatgtggagacaggcCGAAGTGTGGCCAGTGTGACATGGGCAGATGGAACCACCAATGTGTACCGTGTGGGCCATAAGGGCAAAGTGGACCTCAAGTGTGTTGGTGAGGCAGCTGGCGGCTTTTACTACAAGGAGCACCTCCCGAAGCTTG GCAAGCCTGCAGAGCTGCAGCGCAGGGTGAGTGCTGACGGCCAGCCCTTCCAGTGCGGGGACAAGGTCAAGTGTCTGCTGGACACAGACGTCCTAAGGGACATGCAAGAAGGTCATGGAGGCTGGAACCCTAGGATGGCAGAG CACAACAACTTCTGGGTGGGTGATGTTGTCCGGGTCATCGATGATCTTGACACTGTGAAGCGACTGCAGGCTGGACATGGTGAATGGACCGATGACATGGCCCCT GCCCTGGGCCGCGTGGGGAAAGTGGTGAAGGTGTTTGGAGATGGAAACTTGCGTGTGGCAGTTGGCGGTCAACGGTGGACCTTTAGCCCCTCCTGCTTAGTGGCCTACCGTCCTGAGGAAGATGCCAACTTGGATGTGGCTGAGCGTGCCAGAGAGAACAAAAGTGCGGCACCAGCCTCAGTGGCCGGTGGGAGGCAGGGCATCCCCTGGCCAGCACTTACCTCAACCCTGCCCCCAGGCTTACTGAGTGTGGCCCTGGACAAACTTCGGACCCAGAAGAGTGACCCAGAGCACCCAGGGAGGCTGGTAGTAGAGGCTGCACTGGGAAATGTAGCCCGGGCTCTGGATCTACTGCGAAGGCACCCAGAGCAG GTGGACACCAAGAACCAGGGCAGGACTGCCCTACAAGTGGCTGCTTACTTGGGCCAGGTAGAGCTGgtgcagctgctgctgcaggcAAGGGCAAGTGTGGACCTGCTGGATGATGAGGGCAACACTGCGCTGCACTATGCAGCTCTGGG GAACCAGCCTGAAGCCACAAGGATGCTTCTGAGTGCAGGATGTGGGGTGGATGCTCGGAATGGCACACGAAGCACAGCCCTACATGTGGCTGTGCAGAGGGGCTTCCTAGAGGTGGTAAAGACCCTGTGTGAGCGTGGTTGTGATGTCAACCTGCCG GATGCCCATGCGGACACGCCCCTGCATTCTGCCATCTCTGCAGGTGCCGGTGCCAGCAGCATTGTTGAAGTCCTCACTGAGTTGCCTGGCATCGATGTCACTGCTACCAATAGCCAGGGCTTCACACTGCTGCACCACGCATCCCTCAAGGGCCATGTGCT AGCAGTCAGAAAGATTCTGGCACGGGCACGACAGCTGGTAGATGCCAAGAAGGAGGATGGCTTTACTGCGCTACATCTGGCAGCTCTCAACAACCACCGTGAGGTGGCCCAGGTCCTAATCCGAGAG GGTCGTTGTGATGTGAATGTGCGCAACCGGAAGCTTCAATCTCCACTGCATCTGGCTGTGCAGCAGGCCCACCTGGGGCTAGTACCATTGCTGGTGGATGCTGGCTGCAGTGTCAACACTGAGGATGAGGAGGGAGACACAGCCCTGCATGTCGCCCTGCAGCGTCATCAGCTGTTGCCGTTGGTGGCTGACAAGGCTGGGGGGGACCCAGGGCCCTTGCAGCTGCTGTCAAGG CTACAGGCCTCAGGCCTCCCGGGCAGCACAGAGTTGACCGTAGGTGCAGCAGTGGCCTGCTTCCTGGCATTGGAGGGTGCTGACGTGAACTACGCAAACCACCGTGGCAGGAGCCCACTGGACCTGGCCACTGAGGGCCGAGTGCTCAAGGCCTTGCAGGGCTGTGCCCAGCGCTTCCG GGAGCGACAGGCAGGTGGCGGAGGGGGCATGCCCCCGGGCCCCCGGCACGTGCTAAGCACTCCCAACACCGTGAGGAACCTGCATGTGTCTGGCACAGCAGGGCCAGAAGCTGCCGAGTGCTTGGTGTGCTCGGAGCTGGCGCTGCTGGTTTTGTTCTCACCGTGTCAGCACCGCACCGTGTGTGAGG AATGCGCTCGCAGGATGAAGAAATGCATCAGGTGCCAGGTGGTCATCAGCAAGAAGCTACGCCCAG ACGGTTCAGAGGTGGTAAACACCATCCAGGTGCCTGGTCCACCTCGCCAGCTGGTGGAGGAGCTACAGAGCCGCTACCGGCAGATGGAGGAGCGTATCACCTGCCCCATCTGCATCGACAGCCACATCCGCCTAGTGTTCCAGTGCGGACACGGGGCATGCGCGCCCTGTGGCGCTGCGCTCAACGCCTGCCCCATCTGCCGCCAGCCCATCCGTGACCGTATTCAGATCTTCGTGTGA